The Sporomusa termitida genome has a window encoding:
- a CDS encoding magnesium chelatase, with amino-acid sequence MSRYFELSRHSGNQELFRVVEMSVAALLADHPFHILAEGLHGTGKTTIFRAARELLPPIKRIKNCLYNCDPARPHCPLHRDLPPPVIAEIGIEEVPRPFLEISQAAKVGSVVGSIDLARLTDPVKPLAALLPGTIPRAHRGIIFIDGINRLADTAPEVAEVLLDVMGTRPGQIQMEEPGLPAVTLPVAVGIWAASNPDEEPGPLSRVRKQLSDRFDLTVAMGRPDNYQAVVDILAGSAQAAMAALPGQLAGNLANSTVSPELRQVLAKIYIDFRLDSPRGAQAMETAARLTALLSGRSNATVADLAQVVSLALAHRVSGDTITAITAYLTGLSYPQSQRQGQQDRKLEDRMLSRWVMLWAAVKRQLAAVMRARCHRPAAETSEGGKGAGAGGPARIVDPLATTIIAPPKPAIPIANLPDDQLVTRDTHAHG; translated from the coding sequence GAAATGTCGGTAGCGGCGCTGCTGGCTGATCACCCGTTTCATATTCTGGCCGAGGGTTTGCATGGTACAGGCAAGACAACCATTTTCCGGGCGGCCCGGGAATTGCTGCCGCCGATTAAACGCATTAAAAATTGCCTCTATAATTGCGATCCCGCGAGACCCCATTGCCCCCTGCACCGCGATTTACCGCCGCCGGTTATTGCAGAAATCGGGATAGAAGAGGTTCCCCGGCCCTTTCTTGAAATCTCTCAGGCGGCAAAAGTGGGGTCAGTTGTCGGCAGTATCGATCTTGCCAGACTGACAGATCCGGTGAAGCCGCTGGCGGCTCTTTTGCCAGGGACCATTCCCCGGGCGCACCGGGGCATTATTTTTATTGACGGAATTAACAGGCTGGCCGATACGGCACCGGAAGTGGCCGAGGTATTGTTAGACGTTATGGGAACCAGACCAGGGCAAATACAAATGGAAGAACCAGGTCTGCCAGCCGTAACGCTGCCGGTTGCGGTAGGTATCTGGGCGGCCTCCAATCCGGATGAGGAACCCGGCCCGCTTAGCCGGGTCAGGAAGCAGCTGTCTGACCGGTTTGATTTAACTGTGGCCATGGGCCGGCCGGATAATTATCAGGCTGTTGTCGATATTCTGGCCGGGAGTGCGCAAGCGGCGATGGCAGCCCTGCCCGGACAGCTGGCCGGTAATCTGGCGAATAGCACTGTAAGTCCGGAGCTCCGGCAGGTACTGGCAAAAATTTATATTGACTTCAGGCTGGATAGTCCGCGGGGGGCTCAGGCCATGGAGACGGCGGCCCGCTTAACTGCCTTATTGAGCGGCCGCAGCAACGCAACTGTGGCTGATTTGGCGCAAGTAGTGTCCTTGGCACTGGCGCATAGGGTTAGCGGTGACACAATTACCGCAATTACTGCTTATCTGACTGGTTTGTCCTATCCGCAGTCTCAGCGGCAGGGACAACAGGACCGTAAGCTTGAGGACCGGATGCTTTCACGCTGGGTTATGCTGTGGGCAGCTGTTAAAAGACAATTAGCTGCCGTAATGAGGGCGCGGTGTCACCGGCCTGCGGCTGAAACCAGTGAAGGTGGTAAGGGGGCAGGGGCCGGTGGGCCAGCCCGGATCGTTGACCCGCTGGCGACGACAATTATCGCTCCGCCTAAACCAGCCATCCCGATTGCCAATCTGCCTGATGATCAGCTAGTGACCAGGGATACCCACGCCCATGGCTGA
- a CDS encoding serine hydrolase, producing MSCSRLFKCLPVMLAGITLAAASLPALAAGPEAPPGYFALPSYQQPANPTALDKQLLAIMADYRVVGLSAAVYRDNKIIWSGGYGWADLNTGRAVTPATLFRVASLSKMVTATALMQLYEQGKFGLDDDISSSLGYQVRNPHYPAVKITFRQLLNHTSSIIDSGAYDAIVESTPALLPALDIKELLVPGGQYYSAATFAPQAPGTCFNYSNFGTGIAGSLVEKISGLPFAEYCSTFIFKPLGMDASFEPADINNWQNIATLYRPDGQFIHFRPTKDTYTGIKPAPATITAPLGSALGYSPAGGLRASTTDFAKFMQAHMNGGSYNRIRILKADTADLMHSMQWFGYSMDGFYKQKGLNFHITDDLVPGRRLIGHSGEAYGLSGDAYYDPDSRIGFVFMLNGANLNNADPFYRVENTIAITLLAAFAPPAANLSRELRAKVNANFITVNGRKIVLPAPAAITRSGKTQHLFLPAVATADALAAGINQQGDTVTFTQGQKKAVLTAGQNRMSVNGETLLLPHPPYRQNGQIFVPVRELAAALNISTRLRL from the coding sequence ATGTCTTGTTCCCGTTTATTTAAATGCCTGCCGGTAATGCTGGCCGGCATAACCCTGGCCGCCGCCAGTCTGCCGGCCCTGGCCGCCGGGCCAGAGGCACCACCGGGCTATTTTGCGCTGCCGTCTTATCAACAGCCGGCCAACCCCACAGCCCTTGATAAACAACTGCTGGCGATCATGGCCGACTATCGTGTTGTCGGCCTGTCAGCTGCCGTATATCGCGATAATAAAATAATCTGGAGCGGCGGCTATGGCTGGGCTGATCTTAACACCGGGCGGGCAGTAACACCGGCCACTTTATTCAGGGTGGCTTCCCTCTCCAAAATGGTAACCGCTACAGCACTCATGCAGCTGTACGAGCAGGGCAAATTCGGCCTGGATGATGATATCAGCAGCAGCCTTGGTTATCAGGTAAGAAACCCCCACTATCCAGCTGTGAAAATCACGTTCCGCCAGCTCCTGAATCACACCTCAAGCATTATTGACAGCGGGGCATATGATGCCATCGTCGAGTCAACCCCTGCGCTGCTGCCGGCGCTGGACATTAAAGAGCTGCTGGTTCCCGGGGGACAGTATTATAGCGCCGCCACCTTTGCGCCCCAAGCCCCTGGCACCTGCTTTAATTACTCCAATTTCGGCACCGGCATTGCCGGCTCGCTTGTTGAGAAAATCTCCGGCTTGCCCTTTGCAGAGTATTGCAGCACCTTCATATTTAAACCGCTCGGAATGGATGCCAGCTTTGAGCCGGCTGACATTAATAACTGGCAGAATATTGCTACCTTATACAGACCGGATGGGCAGTTTATTCATTTCCGGCCGACCAAAGACACTTATACCGGCATTAAGCCGGCACCGGCAACAATTACTGCCCCGCTGGGCAGTGCGCTCGGCTATTCCCCTGCCGGGGGGCTGCGGGCCAGCACAACTGACTTTGCCAAGTTTATGCAAGCCCATATGAACGGCGGCAGCTATAACCGTATCCGGATTCTCAAAGCCGATACGGCCGATCTCATGCATAGTATGCAGTGGTTTGGCTACAGTATGGACGGTTTTTATAAACAAAAAGGACTAAACTTTCACATTACCGATGACTTAGTGCCCGGCAGGCGTCTGATCGGCCATTCGGGCGAAGCCTACGGTCTGTCAGGGGATGCTTATTACGATCCGGACAGCAGAATAGGGTTCGTATTTATGTTGAATGGGGCCAACTTAAATAATGCCGATCCCTTTTACAGGGTCGAGAATACCATCGCCATCACCTTGTTAGCCGCCTTTGCCCCCCCAGCGGCTAATCTAAGCCGGGAGCTAAGGGCTAAAGTCAACGCTAATTTTATAACAGTCAACGGCCGTAAAATCGTTCTGCCGGCCCCGGCTGCCATTACCAGGTCAGGAAAAACTCAGCACCTTTTTCTGCCGGCCGTCGCAACAGCCGATGCTCTTGCAGCCGGTATTAACCAGCAAGGCGATACCGTTACCTTTACCCAGGGGCAAAAAAAAGCCGTCCTGACGGCAGGACAAAACCGAATGAGCGTAAATGGCGAAACTTTGCTGCTGCCGCACCCCCCTTATAGGCAAAACGGGCAGATATTTGTCCCTGTTCGCGAGTTGGCTGCCGCCCTTAACATCAGCACCAGGCTGCGTCTATAA
- a CDS encoding DUF5050 domain-containing protein: MPVQISLLPLLLAITLLFCPGPAAAGLAVSAPAAQSATELKLFQLEHTDAVAIAVETRQACTALAADDRLEPEYRVTRQGSTVAITLAARPAMPELAEQGTFTKAIASSRVHQVTIAAIAANELSIAIAYNRQIANLQIVTVKRKPLPNPDNTVTHRTYLVLRFTDSGTDLPATIVLDPGHGGPDLGTTSNFLREKDLNLDIARLSRDLFAQHGYDVYMTRTDDSRPSLLDRADAANILEAAALISIHNNSVPADKAVNKLSRGTTALYNSSAPRPAQDLATLIAANLAQNLRIPQSPLQDRPGLVLLNATWIPAVIAEIAMLPHPQDAKLISRRVYRLEAAKAIVQATDDYFNRRPQPRPAPAPAVAAGQRRTLSSTRKPLYYLALAPDPRTGIRENIHRLNPGATAPTVLSSDEAWSLNISGKYLYYSNWSDNHRIYRLSRDGKEKTRITDAPVSQVVLTGNWLVYIQGGNRHSAPANFIYKTSLDGQVTQQLNCDPSENLSLSGDWVYYLNAADGYRIYKVKLDGSGRSKVGNDRAISLTAAGKTIYYSNYDDGQKLYAIGTDGQNRTKLTDDKTGFIAIAGNDIYYTNTSANHALYQLNATTKKQKLICDLGVGPQPVIITNKTLYYHHLFFRL, encoded by the coding sequence ATGCCTGTACAGATATCCCTGCTGCCACTGCTGCTGGCGATTACCTTATTATTCTGCCCAGGCCCGGCAGCTGCCGGCCTGGCCGTATCGGCGCCAGCTGCCCAGTCGGCAACCGAGCTAAAGCTTTTTCAGCTGGAACATACCGATGCTGTCGCCATTGCCGTAGAAACCAGGCAGGCCTGCACAGCCCTCGCCGCTGATGATCGCCTGGAACCGGAATACCGGGTAACGCGGCAAGGCAGCACAGTTGCAATAACACTGGCTGCACGGCCGGCAATGCCGGAACTGGCAGAGCAGGGCACCTTTACCAAAGCCATTGCTTCGTCCCGTGTGCACCAGGTAACAATCGCAGCAATCGCCGCCAATGAACTCAGCATTGCGATTGCCTATAACCGTCAAATCGCTAACCTGCAGATTGTCACCGTCAAACGGAAACCGCTACCCAATCCTGACAACACAGTCACGCACCGTACCTATCTTGTGTTACGCTTTACAGATAGCGGAACAGACTTGCCTGCAACCATTGTGCTTGATCCTGGTCACGGCGGACCGGATTTAGGTACCACCAGTAACTTTCTCCGGGAAAAGGACCTTAATCTTGATATTGCCCGCTTAAGCCGCGATTTATTTGCCCAACACGGTTATGACGTCTATATGACCCGCACGGACGATTCCCGGCCCAGTCTGCTGGACCGGGCTGACGCCGCCAATATTTTAGAGGCTGCGGCCTTAATCTCGATTCATAATAATTCAGTACCGGCAGACAAGGCCGTCAACAAGCTGAGCCGGGGCACTACCGCGCTCTATAACTCCTCGGCCCCCAGGCCGGCGCAAGACCTGGCCACCCTGATTGCGGCTAATCTAGCCCAAAACCTGCGGATCCCGCAATCGCCCTTGCAGGACCGGCCAGGCCTGGTCCTGCTAAACGCAACCTGGATACCGGCGGTCATTGCCGAAATTGCCATGCTGCCCCATCCCCAGGATGCCAAACTGATATCCCGGCGGGTCTACCGCCTGGAGGCTGCTAAAGCGATTGTCCAGGCAACAGATGACTATTTTAACCGGAGACCCCAGCCCCGTCCGGCGCCAGCCCCGGCAGTTGCGGCCGGCCAGCGCCGGACGCTGTCATCTACCCGCAAGCCCCTTTACTACCTGGCGCTAGCCCCTGACCCCCGCACCGGCATTAGGGAGAACATTCACCGCCTTAATCCCGGCGCAACTGCCCCCACTGTCCTTAGCAGTGATGAAGCCTGGAGCCTAAATATTTCCGGGAAATATTTATATTACAGCAACTGGTCTGACAATCACCGCATTTACAGACTGAGCAGGGACGGTAAAGAAAAAACAAGGATTACCGATGCCCCGGTCAGTCAGGTAGTACTGACCGGCAATTGGCTTGTCTATATACAGGGAGGCAACCGGCATTCCGCACCGGCCAACTTCATTTATAAAACCTCCTTGGACGGTCAGGTAACGCAACAGCTAAATTGCGACCCGTCAGAAAACCTCAGTCTGTCAGGCGACTGGGTATATTATCTCAATGCCGCCGATGGTTACAGAATATATAAAGTGAAGCTTGACGGCAGCGGCCGCAGCAAAGTGGGTAATGACCGGGCCATCAGCCTGACAGCAGCCGGCAAGACTATCTATTACAGCAATTATGATGACGGGCAAAAGCTGTATGCGATTGGCACCGATGGCCAAAACCGTACTAAGCTCACCGATGACAAAACAGGGTTTATTGCCATTGCCGGCAACGATATCTACTATACCAACACCTCAGCCAATCATGCCTTATATCAGCTGAATGCGACCACAAAAAAACAAAAATTGATCTGTGATTTAGGGGTTGGCCCGCAACCGGTAATAATCACCAATAAGACGCTTTACTATCATCACCTGTTCTTCAGGCTATAA
- a CDS encoding tryptophan transporter gives MENKQTEMVTVTTGREGRFRWAAVTAMLLAIGAILRLVSPSIAGVSPNWIIAMYCLAIVLFRPSFRRAMSIGLVAGALCLATSKSVFPYGNLISEPVGALVCACIVSLPVNMKAGRLDLRPALGTVGGTLASGLTFTTLAKIILGLPLQVYLYGMLPVVLTVAAANTVIAQALYYPVAALLGGRAGKSKETEGIGQ, from the coding sequence ATGGAAAACAAACAGACAGAAATGGTTACGGTCACAACAGGCCGGGAAGGGCGGTTCCGGTGGGCGGCGGTAACAGCAATGCTGCTGGCTATCGGGGCGATACTCAGGCTGGTGAGTCCCAGTATTGCCGGGGTTTCGCCTAACTGGATCATTGCCATGTATTGTCTGGCTATTGTGCTGTTCCGGCCCTCCTTCAGGCGGGCCATGAGTATTGGGCTGGTGGCCGGCGCGTTGTGCCTGGCTACGTCAAAATCAGTTTTTCCGTATGGAAATCTGATCAGTGAGCCGGTTGGCGCCCTGGTTTGTGCCTGTATCGTCAGCCTGCCTGTTAACATGAAAGCGGGACGGCTGGATTTACGGCCGGCGCTGGGAACTGTTGGCGGGACCCTGGCCAGCGGCCTGACTTTTACGACCCTGGCCAAGATTATTCTGGGTTTGCCGCTGCAAGTCTATCTCTACGGGATGCTGCCGGTGGTGCTGACCGTGGCGGCAGCCAACACGGTTATTGCTCAGGCGCTCTATTATCCGGTGGCGGCGTTGCTGGGCGGGCGGGCTGGCAAAAGCAAGGAAACGGAGGGAATCGGCCAATGA
- a CDS encoding phenylacetate--CoA ligase family protein: MTIWNQEIETMPVAAMRQLQLGRLQELVDRVYRNAPFYRYKMEAVGVMPADIRSLADITKLPLMTKQDMRDNYPYGLLAVPLKQIVRFHSSSGTTGRPTAVAYTKNDVDMWAESLARTLVAGGLEPDSVFQVAVNYGMFTGGLGMHYAAEKAGAAIVPASSGNPVRQAMLMQDFGVTAIIITPSYALHLAEALQARGIDPRSLALKSIFCGAEAWSDSMRLEIEKVFGTNTYDVYGLSEIIGPGVATDCRLQAGLHLHEDLFYPEIIDPVTAEPLPDGQVGELVITTLTKEGMPMLRYRTRDLTALGRTPCACGRTGVTMQRVTGRSDDMLIIRGVNVFPSQIESVLLEMGATAPHYQLIIERKNNLDELTVLVEPTEAGYAELGDEGLRNLEKTIQNQLKAVLNIKSIVRLVLPHTIERSEGKAKRVVDNRK; this comes from the coding sequence ATGACCATCTGGAATCAGGAGATTGAAACAATGCCTGTGGCCGCTATGCGGCAATTGCAGCTGGGGCGGCTGCAGGAACTTGTGGACAGAGTGTACCGCAATGCTCCCTTTTACCGGTATAAAATGGAGGCGGTGGGGGTAATGCCGGCTGACATCCGGTCGCTGGCGGATATAACAAAATTGCCGCTGATGACTAAGCAGGATATGCGGGATAATTATCCCTATGGGCTTCTGGCCGTCCCCCTTAAGCAAATTGTCAGGTTTCATTCATCCAGCGGTACGACGGGCCGGCCAACGGCTGTTGCGTATACGAAAAACGATGTGGATATGTGGGCGGAATCCCTGGCTAGAACCCTGGTAGCCGGCGGCCTGGAGCCTGACTCGGTATTTCAGGTTGCTGTTAACTACGGTATGTTTACAGGCGGTCTGGGGATGCATTATGCTGCAGAAAAGGCGGGGGCTGCCATCGTACCGGCCTCATCCGGTAATCCTGTCCGGCAGGCGATGCTGATGCAGGACTTTGGGGTGACGGCAATTATTATTACGCCGTCCTATGCCCTGCATTTGGCCGAGGCGCTGCAGGCCAGGGGGATTGATCCCCGCAGCCTGGCTTTAAAATCAATATTTTGCGGGGCTGAGGCCTGGTCGGACAGTATGCGGCTGGAGATTGAAAAAGTGTTTGGCACCAATACCTATGATGTATACGGGTTAAGTGAGATTATTGGCCCCGGTGTGGCCACCGACTGCCGTTTGCAGGCCGGGCTTCATCTGCATGAGGACCTGTTTTACCCGGAAATAATTGACCCTGTTACGGCCGAGCCCCTCCCTGACGGCCAGGTCGGAGAACTGGTGATTACCACCTTAACTAAAGAAGGGATGCCGATGCTGCGGTACCGCACCCGTGACCTTACCGCCCTTGGCCGCACCCCGTGTGCCTGTGGCCGGACCGGTGTGACCATGCAGCGGGTTACCGGGCGCAGTGATGATATGCTGATTATTCGCGGTGTTAATGTATTTCCGTCGCAGATCGAAAGTGTTTTATTGGAAATGGGCGCTACCGCTCCCCATTATCAACTGATTATTGAGCGTAAGAATAACCTTGATGAACTGACTGTGCTGGTGGAACCTACGGAAGCCGGTTATGCGGAGCTGGGCGATGAAGGGCTGCGCAACCTGGAAAAAACAATTCAAAACCAATTAAAAGCGGTACTGAATATCAAGTCCATCGTTCGGCTGGTATTGCCGCACACCATTGAACGCAGCGAAGGAAAAGCCAAACGCGTGGTGGACAACAGAAAATAG
- a CDS encoding HD-GYP domain-containing protein yields MSTRMISVNELVSGMVIGEPVLSASGKTLLGKDIVVNPRIISLLLMWDVHSIIIIDKTAGQATESPEEPPAPVAQPSSLAADFITFFKEYDSVMTAAVHSFDFIRNNNQLPVQELKDTSFSIYSAVLSTGPAIMDYLLVSDYNLADKVARHSVMVAFISSIIGRKLRMTEDQIHVLILAALLHDVGKLVIAKEADAHPNSHIINGGKLLQHVPAIPQEVMLSILQHHEYMDGSGRPLGSTGDKIHLYARIIAVADFFHQRSYIGEHANPFPVLEAMAKEMFGKLDQGVCQPFIRHIRDCLINSPVLLSDETTGQVIFFNANKLDRPVIKTDNGTIIDLAATQNVAIKRLVNQEYLANAN; encoded by the coding sequence ATGTCAACAAGGATGATCAGCGTCAATGAGTTAGTTTCCGGAATGGTTATCGGTGAACCAGTCCTGTCTGCCAGCGGTAAGACCTTATTGGGGAAAGATATTGTTGTCAACCCCCGCATCATCTCCTTGCTGCTCATGTGGGATGTTCACAGCATTATTATTATAGATAAAACGGCCGGCCAAGCAACGGAGAGCCCGGAGGAACCGCCGGCGCCGGTTGCCCAGCCGAGCAGTCTGGCGGCAGATTTTATTACCTTCTTTAAAGAGTATGACAGCGTGATGACAGCGGCGGTCCATTCTTTTGATTTTATTAGAAACAACAATCAGCTTCCGGTACAGGAACTTAAGGATACCTCCTTCAGCATTTACTCAGCCGTACTTTCCACCGGGCCGGCAATTATGGATTATCTGCTGGTCAGTGACTATAATCTAGCCGACAAAGTAGCCCGGCATTCGGTCATGGTGGCTTTTATCAGCAGTATTATCGGGCGGAAGCTGAGAATGACCGAAGATCAAATCCACGTTTTAATTCTGGCAGCCCTATTGCATGATGTGGGGAAACTGGTCATCGCCAAAGAGGCCGATGCGCATCCCAATTCACATATCATAAACGGTGGTAAACTGCTCCAGCATGTGCCTGCTATCCCCCAGGAAGTTATGCTGAGCATCCTGCAGCATCATGAATATATGGACGGCAGTGGCCGCCCCTTAGGTTCGACCGGGGATAAAATCCACCTCTATGCCAGGATCATTGCTGTTGCCGATTTCTTTCACCAGCGCTCTTATATCGGCGAGCATGCCAATCCGTTCCCGGTTTTGGAAGCCATGGCCAAGGAGATGTTCGGCAAGCTGGATCAGGGGGTGTGCCAGCCTTTTATCCGCCACATTCGCGACTGCCTGATAAACTCACCGGTACTCTTAAGCGATGAGACCACAGGTCAGGTCATTTTCTTTAATGCCAACAAGCTTGACCGGCCGGTGATTAAAACAGATAACGGCACAATCATTGATCTGGCCGCCACTCAGAATGTTGCTATTAAACGCCTGGTCAACCAGGAATATTTAGCGAACGCCAACTAA
- the clpB gene encoding ATP-dependent chaperone ClpB, producing MNSEKYTQKAAAALQEAQQLAALHYHQELTTKHLALALVKDAEGIMAYLLAQLAIDSRLFTGKLEQLLQTIPAVRGQDSGLRMNTALVRVLALAEKHAKTMKDDYISVEHLLMAIADDGDADLVKVCRDFGLTKNRLQEIITEFRRGQNITTDNPDENLQALAKYGRDLTELARQGKLDPVIGRDEEIRRVIEILSRRTKNNPVLIGEPGVGKTAIVEGLARRIIAGDIPETLKNKAVYSLDLGAMLAGAKYRGEFEERLKTVLSEISKSEGKIILFIDELHTVVGAGAAEGAMDAGNILKPMLARGELRCIGATTLNEYRKHIEKDTALERRFQPIMVNQPNAEDTISILRGLRERYEVHHGVKIKDAALVAAAVLSDRYISDRFLPDKAIDLIDEAAAKLRTEIDSMPTELDETLRRVMQLEIEEQALKKETDPSSKDKLSRIGQELSTLKEQAEALKAQWQLEKQAIIRLRDLKEELETVRTQMEAAERAYDLNRLAELKYGRLPELEKKLNTEEEQLTHSRSHKTMLKEEVDEDDIAKVVSRWTGVPVTKLMTGEREKLVNLEDILHQRVVGQEAAVTAISEAIIRARAGIKDPSRPIGSFIFLGPTGVGKTELAKTLAEVLFDDERSMIRLDMSEYMEKHAVARLIGAPPGYIGHDEGGQLTEAVRRRPYSVLLLDEIEKAHPDVFNVLLQILDDGRLTDSKGRTVDFKNTVIIMTSNIGSHEILHSDFTTAKDRVLDLLKHNFRPEFLNRIDDIIVFNALTAGQVGAIAAIMLETLNKRLQKQLNITLTWENNALELLSREGYDPQFGARPLKRLISRLVETELSKMIIRGEVPEGSKVQLHAPAGKIFIKVLN from the coding sequence ATGAATAGTGAAAAATATACGCAAAAAGCCGCGGCCGCCCTGCAGGAAGCGCAGCAGCTGGCCGCCCTGCACTACCATCAGGAACTAACCACCAAGCACCTGGCACTGGCGCTTGTCAAAGATGCCGAGGGCATTATGGCTTATCTCCTGGCGCAGTTAGCCATCGACAGCCGGCTGTTTACAGGTAAACTTGAGCAGCTGCTACAAACCATTCCCGCGGTCCGGGGCCAGGATAGCGGACTGCGCATGAATACCGCCCTGGTGCGGGTACTGGCGTTAGCCGAAAAACATGCTAAAACTATGAAAGATGATTATATCAGTGTTGAACATTTACTTATGGCCATCGCCGACGACGGGGATGCCGATTTGGTAAAAGTCTGCCGCGATTTTGGCCTGACAAAAAACCGGCTGCAGGAGATTATTACTGAGTTCCGGCGCGGACAAAACATCACCACCGATAACCCGGACGAAAACCTGCAGGCCCTGGCAAAATATGGCCGGGATCTGACCGAACTGGCCCGCCAGGGCAAGCTTGACCCGGTAATCGGCCGGGACGAGGAGATTCGCCGGGTTATTGAAATCCTGTCCCGCCGCACGAAAAACAATCCGGTACTGATTGGCGAGCCCGGGGTGGGTAAAACAGCGATTGTCGAAGGCCTGGCCAGGCGTATTATTGCCGGCGACATACCGGAGACCTTAAAAAATAAAGCCGTGTACTCGCTCGATCTGGGAGCCATGCTCGCCGGTGCCAAATACCGCGGTGAATTTGAGGAGCGGCTGAAAACAGTATTAAGTGAAATCTCCAAATCAGAAGGCAAAATCATCTTGTTTATCGACGAGCTGCACACCGTGGTGGGAGCCGGAGCGGCGGAAGGAGCCATGGATGCCGGCAACATCCTTAAGCCAATGCTGGCCAGGGGCGAGCTCCGGTGCATCGGTGCAACCACGCTGAATGAATACCGCAAGCATATTGAAAAGGATACGGCCCTGGAGCGCCGCTTCCAGCCAATCATGGTAAATCAGCCAAACGCCGAGGATACGATTTCGATTTTACGCGGGTTAAGAGAACGTTACGAGGTTCACCATGGGGTAAAAATAAAAGATGCCGCCCTTGTCGCCGCCGCGGTTCTGTCCGACCGGTATATTTCCGACCGTTTTTTGCCAGATAAGGCGATTGACCTGATTGATGAAGCGGCTGCCAAGCTGCGTACTGAGATCGATTCCATGCCGACAGAGCTGGATGAGACCTTGCGCCGGGTTATGCAGCTGGAAATTGAAGAACAGGCCCTGAAAAAAGAAACCGACCCTTCCTCCAAAGACAAACTTAGCCGCATCGGTCAGGAGCTATCCACCCTTAAGGAGCAGGCAGAGGCGCTAAAAGCGCAGTGGCAGCTGGAGAAACAGGCCATCATCCGGCTTAGGGATTTAAAGGAAGAGCTTGAAACTGTCCGCACTCAGATGGAAGCAGCCGAACGGGCCTATGATCTGAACCGGCTGGCAGAACTCAAATATGGCCGGTTACCGGAGCTTGAAAAGAAACTCAACACCGAAGAAGAGCAGCTCACCCATAGCCGCTCCCATAAAACCATGCTTAAGGAAGAGGTCGATGAGGATGATATCGCCAAAGTGGTCAGCCGCTGGACGGGCGTGCCTGTAACCAAGCTGATGACCGGCGAGAGGGAAAAACTGGTGAATCTGGAAGACATTCTCCACCAGCGGGTCGTCGGCCAGGAGGCGGCCGTCACAGCCATCAGCGAGGCAATCATCAGAGCCCGGGCCGGTATTAAAGACCCGAGCCGGCCAATCGGTTCCTTTATTTTTCTGGGCCCGACCGGTGTTGGCAAAACCGAACTGGCAAAAACCCTGGCCGAAGTACTGTTTGATGATGAGCGCAGCATGATCCGGCTTGACATGAGTGAATATATGGAAAAGCACGCTGTTGCCCGCCTGATTGGGGCCCCGCCCGGTTATATCGGCCATGATGAGGGGGGACAACTGACGGAAGCTGTCCGTCGCCGCCCTTACAGTGTCCTGCTGCTGGATGAAATTGAAAAGGCCCATCCTGATGTGTTTAATGTCCTGCTGCAAATTCTGGATGATGGCCGCCTTACCGACAGCAAGGGCCGTACTGTTGATTTTAAAAATACGGTTATCATCATGACCTCCAATATCGGTTCCCATGAAATTTTGCACAGTGATTTTACCACCGCCAAAGACCGGGTACTGGATTTACTGAAACACAATTTCCGGCCGGAGTTCTTAAACCGCATTGACGATATCATCGTCTTTAATGCCCTGACTGCCGGGCAGGTTGGAGCCATTGCCGCGATTATGCTGGAAACCCTCAACAAGCGCCTGCAGAAACAACTGAACATTACTCTGACCTGGGAAAACAATGCCCTGGAGTTATTGTCAAGGGAGGGCTATGACCCGCAATTCGGCGCCAGACCCCTGAAACGTTTAATCAGCCGCCTGGTTGAGACCGAATTGAGCAAAATGATCATCAGGGGCGAGGTACCGGAGGGCAGCAAAGTACAATTACACGCCCCCGCCGGCAAAATATTCATAAAAGTGCTTAACTAA